Genomic DNA from Bifidobacterium sp. ESL0769:
CTGTCCACGGGTGCGGTGTTCCAGAAGGAAAAGGGAAAGGAGAACGGGTATAAGCATTTTCAAGCTTTCTGCCAGTTTGACGGGCCGACCCGCTGGCAGACGGTGAAAAATGAGCTCAAGGAAGCCGGGTTCGACGACACCCATATGGAGCCTCGTAAGTTGACGGTGGCCGAATGCGTCGATTACTGCTCCAAGGAGGACACACGCATAGGCGAAACCGTGCATATCGGTGAAATCGACCTGCGTGACCAGCAGGGAAAGCGCACAGACCTCATAACGATGCGTGAGCAAATCCTCGAAGGAGCTTCCGTGGACGACATTCTTCTTGAGGATGATGAAGGCAAGGCCGCGAGGTACACAAAGTACCTGAACGACCTGAGTGCCGCCCATGACCGGGCCGAGTATGGGAATACCACCAGAGACTTGGACGTGCATTACCTGTACGGCGACCCCGGGGTCGGGAAAACCAGCTACGTCTATAGCAAATACCCCATGGAGGATGTGTACCGGGTCACTGACTATACCCACCCGTTCGATACATACCATGGGCAGCCGGTGATGATGTTCGAGGAATTCGAGTCCCAGATCAACTGGAGCGAGATGCTCTGCTACCTTGACCGCTACCCGGTGGAGCTCCCTGCAAGATACCACAATCATCAGGCGAAGTACACAACAGTGTGGATTACCAGCAACCTGCCGTTGGAAATGCAGTATGTGATTGTGAAAGGCACCAAACGCAAGGCGCTGACCCGGCGCATAGGAGAAATCATCCATATGGGTGAGGGAGGGGTCATCCTCAGCAGAGAGACCTCCAAGAAAGTTGTCAAGCCAGTTGTAAAGGATGCCAGACCTGCTCCGCGACTCGTTCAGCCTTCCCTCATACAACTGGAACAACACGGAAAGGCCAATCCGAAGTCGGCAGAACCCATTTTCACCAAAGAGCTGGCGTCCGAATACCATGCTCCGGAGGTAACGAACGACAAGGATAAACAGTAGAGGATTCTGCGGTTTCTAAGGCCTTCGGGGGGCGCCCTGAGTTCCCTCGCCAATGAAGGAGCCTCCTGCCGGTGATCGGGTATTGGTCACTGCCGGGAGGCTTTTCTTGTGTCCGGTGGTTTCGGTTTCCGGATTATGCTGTTCTTGTTCCCACCCACTCACCACCTGCATTCTGACCAGTCTGGTCAACACCAGAAGTCACCTTATCCATAACCTTCTGGCCACGCTTGAGAACCTTATTAGAAACCTGAGTAGTGACAGTAGGCTGGAAGTCCTTACGTACTTCGAAAGGAGCAACATTGTAAGTTTGGTGCTCAGGGTCATTATCTCTAAAAAGGACCTGTCCTGCTGAAGTACTCAACATGCCATATGTAACATCATATCCAATTTGTGGTGAAACATTGCCATTTCCAGTTGCAGTCCAAGGGATATGCATTTCAGTACCATTAGTATAACCCTCATAATGCCCATTACCTGTAGCATCGAATTTAGCAGGCCCATTCATATCAATAGTAAAATGCACCCCCGAAGTATAATTCCCAGCAGCATCATGCAAACCTACATTAACAGTCCCTGTACGTTCTGCTTGTGTATAGTTATGGCCACCACCTGCATTAGTAACTACTGCATTAGATGCCTGAGTCCAAAACTGGGCAGCCAAACTAGCAACTGCAGGAAGACTAGCTCCATCAAGAGCACCATTAGACTTCCACCAAGTCCAAATTTCCTCCGAAGCATCATGAACATTAAGATGGTCATGAATAGCATAAGCAACAGCAGCCTGAGTCATATCTGACATGTCGGAAGCATGCTGATTAATCATAGTTGCACCAACACCCGAGTCACTACCGGTCAGGGGAGTCCAACCGCCAGCGCTACCTACAATAGTACCAAACTGAATGCAATAAACAGGCTTACCATCGACCATCATGATAGGGCCAAGTCCAGCAGCACGAGTGCCTACCCAAGCAGACCCATGACTAAATGGAGCCTCCCAATACCCAGCTACCAACCCGGGGCCGGAAGCTGCTTGGGCGGAAGTAACCGCTATAGTGCCACCCGCTAACATTGTGGCTAAAGAAGCCAGAATACCCACGAGCTTGCGGGTGAAGCCTCGTGGGTTGTGAGAATGTTTAATTCCAACCATGAAAATACCCTTCCAGTACTCATATAAGATACGACGCTATGTGCATCGAACATCAAGATGAAAATAGAGGAAAAGGATACCGATGGAAGAAAGGGAATGAGAGAACAGACGAAAAATGATGAAATGTCTAAATAGAAGAATAGAAATGGCCTAAGAACTTAATTGAAAGTTCTTAGGCCATGTATTATAGCATACTATAAATATGTTGATTAATGACAAATTCCAATTGAATCCCCACCATTGCCTACGCAAAGACCAGGAGTACTGTTCCAAGAACCGCCACCATGTGTATCCAAATTTTCAGAAATGTGGTAATCACCATTACCACCAGAGGGTGCAGGAGCATTGTAATGAGGAGCGGAATAACCACCGGAATAGCTGGAACCGCTACCGACTGCTGAATACCCGGAACCACTGTAGCTACCACCCGAATACCCAGAGCATCCATTGGAACCAGAGGACTGTGCTGCCTGAGCCTGTGCCTGTGCGTCCTGAGCCTGTTGGGCTGCTGTGGCATCGGCCTGAGCCTTGGCCTGAACACTGGCGTTCACGGCGTTGACGGCGTTGTCAAGAGAAGCCTTGGCATCGGTGAGTGACTTGACGGTGGCCTTCTTATCAGAAGCAGCCTTCTTGGAGGCGTTGATGGCATTCGTCAGGGCGTCCCTAGTAGCATTGTCGGCCACCTTGCCATCCGTGGAACCTAGCACGTTGTTGGCATTGGCAAGGTCATCATTCAAGGTTTTCTTTGTTTGGGATTCGAGTTTCCCGTTCTGTTCGGTGATTTTCGCCGCTTGTGTCTTCATGTCTGCGGCGTTCTTGTTCAATTGATCAGTAGCCGCCTCGGCGTCGCATGAGTCTTGCTTGACCGTTACATCTTTGGCAGGCTTCACGGCTGCGGCTTTCACGGATTCCGTATAGGCTGCGTTGACGGTCTTGAGCTGCTTCGCCTCGTTCTGGCAACTGCCGATGGCCTGGGCGTGAAGGGCCTGCCGGTGGCTGTTCCAAGCGTAATATCCGCCACCACACGCCGCTACCAGCACGACCGCGGCTATCGCTCCGATGACGGCCTTGTGGCTGACACCCTTCTTCGGTTTCTCCGCTTCTTCTTTTGACATCATTGACCCTCACATTTTGGTAATACACTCATTATGTCTTGAGGTGTGCTCATTCCCATCACGTTTTATTTTGTCATGTAGGCATGACCATGTGTGCATGGCAATGGGCTTGCATTGGCTGTATGAGGATTGATGGAAGCAGTTGGGACGATTACGCCCGTGAGCTTGGTCTGAACATCGCGAGGGTGCGCGAGTCCAAGGGCATGTCTCAGGATGAGGTTGCTGCCGGTGCCTGTCTGTCCCGCTTCACCTACTGGAAACTGGAACGCGGCGAGTCCAACCCCGGCACTCCTGCCAACCCCAGCTTGCGTAATCTGCTCGCCGTCGCCCAGTCTTTGGGCGTCGATCTGGAAGATTTGTTGCCGGGCACTGTACCTGACCTCCGTAACAGATGAGCACGCTCTATGATT
This window encodes:
- a CDS encoding helix-turn-helix transcriptional regulator, translated to MRIDGSSWDDYARELGLNIARVRESKGMSQDEVAAGACLSRFTYWKLERGESNPGTPANPSLRNLLAVAQSLGVDLEDLLPGTVPDLRNR